In the Vitis vinifera cultivar Pinot Noir 40024 chromosome 2, ASM3070453v1 genome, one interval contains:
- the LOC100241023 gene encoding uncharacterized protein LOC100241023 encodes MRSVNGDTRSMNSALETINAAATAIASAENRVPQPTVQKRRWGSCWGEYWCFRSPKDKRIGHAVLAPESRAPGSGVPAAENLTQAPTIVLPFVAPPSSPASFLQSEPPSATQSPSGLLSLTSINANIYSPGGPASIFAIGPYAHETQLVSPPVFSTFTTEPSTAPFTPPPESVHLTTPSSPEVPFAQLFDPNNRNGEAGHRFLLSQYEFQSYQLYPGSPVGHLISPSSGISGSGTSSPFPDRDFVCSGSSQFLEFRAGGPPKLLTLDKLSNHEWGSRIGSGSITPDALGPPSRDGSVLDRQVSDVIHPPSGDDSVLDRQISDVASHSLSDSGCPNNEIMVDHRVSFELTAEDVVRCVEKDSAALVKAVSASLQNPATVEIDENSREVVVDSEGRVGETANNPPEKAPEDANGEEGQPHHKQRSITLGSAKEFNFDNADGGHSDKPNISSDWWANEKVVGKEVGASKNWSIFHMMQPSVS; translated from the coding sequence AAAAGAAGATGGGGGAGCTGCTGGGGTGAATATTGGTGTTTTAGATCTCCTAAAGACAAACGTATTGGGCATGCAGTCCTTGCTCCTGAATCGAGAGCTCCTGGAAGTGGTGTCCCTGCAGCTGAAAATCTGACACAGGCACCCACCATAGTGCTACCCTTTGTTGCTCCTCCCTCATCTCCGGCATCTTTCCTTCAATCGGAACCTCCTTCTGCAACTCAATCACCATCTGGGTTATTGTCCCTCACCTCCATTAATGCCAATATATATTCTCCAGGCGGGCCTGCCTCCATTTTTGCCATTGGACCTTATGCCCACGAGACCCAGCTAGTCTCACCCCCTGTGTTCTCAACCTTCACCACTGAACCATCAACTGCTCCCTTCACTCCTCCCCCTGAGTCAGTCCACTTGACCACACCCTCTTCCCCTGAAGTGCCATTTGCTCAACTCTTTGATCCAAACAACCGCAATGGTGAGGCTGGCCATAGATTTCTATTATCTCAATATGAATTTCAGTCCTATCAACTTTACCCTGGAAGCCCAGTTGGCCACCTTATCTCACCGAGCTCAGGGATCTCAGGTTCTGGCACCTCCTCTCCCTTTCCTGACCGTGACTTTGTTTGTAGTGGTAGTTCCCAATTCCTTGAATTCCGAGCAGGTGGACCTCCCAAGCTCCTGACCCTTGATAAACTGTCCAACCATGAGTGGGGATCACGGATAGGTTCTGGTTCAATCACCCCGGATGCTCTGGGTCCACCATCTCGTGATGGTTCTGTTCTGGATCGTCAGGTTTCTGATGTGATACATCCACCATCTGGTGATGATTCTGTTCTGGATCGCCAGATTTCTGATGTTGCTTCACATTCACTTTCAGACAGTGGATGCCCCAACAATGAAATTATGGTTGATCATAGAGTCTCATTTGAGTTGACTGCAGAAGACGTCGTCAGATGTGTTGAAAAGGACTCAGCAGCTCTAGTTAAAGCTGTATCGGCTTCTCTGCAAAATCCAGCAACAGttgaaatagatgaaaattcAAGGGAAGTGGTTGTTGATTCTGAAGGTCGTGTTGGGGAAACAGCCAATAACCCACCAGAGAAAGCTCCAGAAGATGCAAATGGGGAGGAGGGACAACCTCATCATAAGCAACGCTCCATCACTCTTGGGTCTGCTAAAGAATTCAATTTTGACAATGCTGATGGAGGACATTCAGATAAGCCCAATATTAGCTCCGACTGGTGGGCCAATGAGAAGGTTGTAGGGAAGGAGGTTGGCGCCAGTAAGAATTGGTCCATCTTCCATATGATGCAGCCAAGTGTGAGCTAA
- the LOC100854918 gene encoding BTB/POZ domain-containing protein At5g41330, whose protein sequence is MPPYAPMMPPSGRKESNIVTIDVGGQIFQTTKQTLTLAGPKSLFSKILDLPASAQIGFPFIDRDPDLFSILLSLLRTGNLPSKAKAVDLQDLFSEAKFYGIESLLVSSLSNPSQFDAFNLEKSLILPLNGRDSPSAISTTMFGSVHVAHGSKITSFDWSLQRKSTILTRFSAVDSLLALSPSVAAAGATDFSGLQILDLENGYVKETLNWENVTRSSSTVQAIGSSPKFLFTSFESGRRNSNSIVVFDIENLKPVSEIGTNEIYGADLDSGIPATKLSWISDYNLLMASGSHSGPSGVCGNIKLWDVRSGNLVWELKEKVDCFSDVTVSENLSAIFKVGVNSGEVFLMDLRNLGAMNTWVPTGETRRVVNGKKEGVGCKIGSHGNQVFCSKGGNLELWSEVFMGSTIKSEDGLQERVYRRNLMGRAKDMGGSRITHLSFGGNKMFVTRKDQQSVEVWQSSVRGF, encoded by the coding sequence ATGCCACCTTATGCACCGATGATGCCTCCAAGCGGCAGAAAGGAATCCAACATCGTCACCATCGACGTTGGCGGCCAGATTTTTCAGActaccaaacaaaccctaaccctagccGGCCCCAAATCTCTGTTCTCCAAGATTTTAGACTTGCCGGCGTCGGCCCAGATCGGATTTCCCTTCATCGACCGAGACCCGGACTTGTTTTCAATCCTTCTGTCTTTGCTTCGTACTGGTAATCTTCCGTCAAAGGCCAAAGCTGTTGATCTCCAAGACCTCTTTTCGGAAGCCAAATTCTATGGTATTGAGAGCCTTCTCGTCTCTTCTCTATCTAACCCATCTCAGTTCGACGCCTTCAATCTTGAGAAATCGCTGATTTTGCCGTTGAACGGCAGGGATTCGCCGTCGGCGATATCGACCACAATGTTCGGGTCAGTGCATGTGGCGCATGGCTCTAAGATCACGTCTTTTGATTGGTCTCTGCAGAGGAAATCCACAATTTTGACGCGGTTCTCCGCCGTCGACTCTCTCCTCGCTTTATCGCCGTCAGTGGCGGCTGCCGGGGCCACCGACTTTTCGGGTTTGCAGATTCTCGATCTCGAAAACGGGTATGTGAAAGAGACCTTGAATTGGGAAAACGTGACCAGGTCTAGTTCAACAGTTCAAGCAATTGGGTCCTCCCCTAAATTCTTGTTCACTAGTTTTGAATCGGGCAGGCGAAATTCAAATTCGATCGTTGTTTTTGACATCGAAAACTTGAAGCCGGTTTCTGAAATTGGTACTAATGAAATTTATGGTGCTGATCTCGATTCAGGCATTCCCGCAACGAAATTGAGTTGGATTTCGGATTATAATCTGTTAATGGCCTCTGGATCTCATAGTGGGCCTTCAGGAGTATGCGGCAACATCAAATTATGGGATGTGAGGTCTGGAAATTTAGTATGGGAATTGAAGGAGAAAGTAGATTGCTTTTCAGATGTCACGGTTTCGGAAAACTTGTCTGCAATTTTCAAAGTTGGTGTGAATTCAGGGGAGGTGTTCCTCATGGATTTAAGAAATCTTGGTGCTATGAATACATGGGTTCCCACCGGGGAGACGAGAAGGGTGGTTAATGGGAAAAAAGAAGGTGTCGGGTGTAAGATTGGAAGCCATGGGAATCAAGTTTTTTGTAGTAAGGGAGGGAATTTGGAGTTATGGTCTGAGGTTTTCATGGGTTCTACGATAAAGAGTGAAGATGGGTTGCAGGAGAGGGTATATAGGAGGAATTTGATGGGTAGAGCAAAGGACATGGGAGGATCAAGGATAACCCACTTGAGCTTTGGGGGGAACAAAATGTTTGTGACAAGGAAAGACCAGCAGTCTGTCGAGGTTTGGCAGAGTTCAGTAAGGGGATTTTGA